The DNA window CTGAGTTTGATCATCTGTTTCAGCTTCCAACTTATTTGATTTCTCTGGGATATTCTGAGATGAGCCCTCAATCTTACCTTCCTGCATTTCTGAGGAATATGAAGATTTGTCTGTGTTTCCAGATGTATCTTCTGGTCCAATGCTACAAACTAGTGTGTGTTCGGAATCGGTACCAACAACTTGACTTTCTTCACATTCCATGCTACCACCATGAGATTCatcgttttctttttcaaacttttttgatTCATCCATTGCTACTGAGATGTCACAAGAACTCTTCTTAGACGAGCCCTCAATCTTATCCGCCTCCATTGTTAGAGAACATGAAGACTGGCATATGTTCTCCAAAGAATTTTCAGGCCCGGTCATAGGAAAATCAGATACAGCCAGTTGGTTGCTACTTTCAGTTTCAGACTGTTTTGCTTCCTCTAGAGCAAGCAAGACGCAATGAGAACTTTTCTCATTTAAACAATTAGCGTTTTCTGCCTTTGTTTCTGAGACAGATGGCACACAACTGTTTTCCAAAGAAGTTTCATGCACAATTCCACCAACCTCAGATACTATCATTTGACTGCCCTCTTCAATTGCAGATGGTTTTGATTGCTTGGCTACTGAGCTGTCATCTTGGTGGTTCTCAGATGATCTTGCAATCTCAGATTCCTGCATCCATATGCCCGTGTTAGTTTCAGGCACAACTCCATCTACCTGAGATGGATTTACTTGAACCTCATTATTAGTAGCAGACCCTTTAGATGTCTCTAGTACTACTGAGCGGCCAAATATATCCTGCTCAGAAGAGCCCTCAACCACTGGTGCCTCTGATACCAAGGAAGATCTTGGCGAAACCATGTTCTCTGATACATTTTCTCGTACCAAAGTCTCAGCATGAGATGCATCTAGTTGCTCGCCTGCTTCAGCTTCTGACCCTCCTGAATTTTGAACTATTACAGATGAACAAAGCGCACCCTTCTCAGATGAGCCCTCAACCTGACCTTCCTCTATTACAAGAGAAGATGGTAAGGGATCCACAATTTCTTGTACACTATCAGACACCTTCTGCGAGCCCTTCTGATCATCATTTTCAACTTCAGATCCCTTTGCTCCCTCTGGCACCACCAAACAGCAAGCCACATCATTCTCCAAAATGCCATTGATGTTTTCTTCTGCTTCCAAGGAAGATTGGGGTAGAACCATGTGTTCTGGTCTAATTTCTGGAATGATAACATTAGCATTAGATACATCCATTTTACTGGCCATTTGAGCCTCAAACCCCTTTGATGTTTCTGGTTCCATTGAGCTGCCAGCTAAACCCTGCTCAAATGGTCTACTGTCCTTTTCTTCCTCCCTTGCCAGTGGGGACGAGGGTAGAACCAAGTTTTCTGACAAATCTTTTGGCACAAACGCACCAACCTGAGAATATTCTGCTTCGTTACCTGCTTCAGATTTGCGTGGTTCCTCCAGTACTACTGAGCTTCCAACAAGATCATTCTCACATGGGCCATAGGTATTTCCTCTGAGTGGAGAAATACTTTGCAGCACAATCCCACCAAACTGAGAAAAAGAATCCTTTCGATGACTGGCTCCAGCTGCAGGACTGTTTGGCTCTATCTTGTTGGAAGAAGACGGATATTTAAGAGAAGAGGCCTGGTAATAGCATTTTATTAGTTACCAACTGAATTAATGCACAAAAATtgatacaaggaaaaaaaacatcatacatCAATAGAGCAAGTTGTTAATCACCCACAAAGAAACAACACTCCCACGCATGCACAAACTCCAAAATAGCCCTTCCTAGATCCTATGTTATTAGTAAAGCCCAATGACCCTCACTGAAAACTGAGTGTTTGCAATGCGAATGACTAACAGTAGATTTAAAGAACAGGCTAAAACTATCCCTAGACTTCAAGCAAACACAAACTcaaatataaaaccaaactgCCCCTTAAGTAATCTGCAAGTCCAATTAGGCACAAACCatcataaagaaaaggaaactgcACATGGAACAAATAATGGGCAAGTCAGAAAGTAGAACAGAGAGTTATGACAATATAACTAAATGATATGAAACTCTAAACCCTTAAGCAGTGAAATGTTTAGGCAAATGTAACTTTTCTGTAACCAAatatctattaaaaaacaaatcaaagaaaaaccgCCATATGTGGTAACAAGTCACCTAAGAAGAAACAAAGAGAAACCCCAAATGGTGTTGGAAAAAAACCAACACCTAAGAGGAGAACAAAGAGAAATGTCAGAAGTTTGAGGGGTCCTATGCAATATTGCCAAGTCTAGTGGACACCTCATTAGAGAcaatttacctttaaaaaaaaacctcatccaAGAATTAGAAAGATAAGCAGATGCTGTCCCTGTCTAAGGAAAATCGAGATAAGAAAAACaacagaataaaaaacaaacctctGATACAGCAGGATCAATTTGCATTTTGCAGACCTCCTCACCCTCAACCTTGGTTATATCAACCCCCAATTGAATTTGAGTTTTAGCTTCATCATCTCTGATTTCTAGAGAAGAATCAAGAGACTCTTTCACAGAAGGCTTATTACTGCTTCTAGATACACTATCAGCTACACTTAGGATATTTCTTGAATCTGAATGATCTGCAACAGGAGTAACAGCCCCTAAGGAAAAATAATCAGTATAATCAGGTTTATTGGAAATTGTATGATTTCCAAGGCTAACAACATGTGGAGAAGACTTAGGAGATGCTTTTGAAGCCTCCATTCTGTTTCCAGAGTCACTCCTAGGGTGTTCTGTTACATCTGAAACAGATATGGTAACCATGGGAGGATCACCACCATCACCAAGAAGACCTTCAGGAGCAGGTCTCTGAGAAGTAATATTGTCCCTGTCACCAGCATCAAGAACTGAATGATTGGCTTCCATAGTACCTCCCGTGATTGGGTTTTCAGTGGAAGCCCGTATCAACTCTCTCATTTTTTCAACACGGCCATGACTGGTCTTGATTTCAAGCATAGAGGGATTGATTTCAGAAGTAGGAGCCTTACCCAAAGCAGGAGTATGATCCCCTTCCATCTTGACACCATCTCCAAACCCAGGCTGTTTAGAATCATCAATTGAACTCCCCATGACTGGAACTGTAGCTTCTAAAATTGACACAGCGGATAGTGCTTTACCCTCTAAGCTTTGGTTTTTTGCCACCTCCACAGACATCTTACTTGAAACAGGGGCACTTCTAACTTCAACTGTAGAAGAgtcaccaattttattttttgaagagcAAGTCTCAGAAAATATCTCCTTCATCACACGAGCAACATCAGTTACATCAGCAGTCTGAATTCGGCCAACAGCCAGAATCCCACtagcttcttttctttttggatctTGACTAACTAAACCACTGGGAATATGTGCTTCCTAAAAgtgaaaagcaaaagcaaaaacaaaaacaaacaataaatattaaatatgaaacAGCATGTAAACAAAATATAACACTGATTTACTGTTAAAGAGTAGATGGAATACAGCtaatacaaagaaaaacaaatgcccTATTATACTTAGGACACAATATAATAGcaataaatatattcaattgTATCAACTCTAAATTGATATGATAGGGATACAATTATATATCACTATGATagcaaataattatattgtattgtACCAAATCACCAAATTACAAAATACCTGAACAACATTCTTCAACTCCTTGAGTTCATTTCCTTGCCCACTCCTCAAGGATATGACCTTGCTCCCTAATGAATCTCTGGACTTATTTTGCATTTGCATTTGAGGATTTACAATGGGATCCTGACCAATTGAAGCATCCACAGCAGGTGAAACTGAACCCTGTTTCTTACCTCTTCGTCTAGGTGCTTCCCCTCTGGTAGGAGCTTTATGACCTTGCCTTTTAACTTGCATGGCTTCAGGAGTGTTAGATTGAAATACTGGAGTAACAGAAGGATAAGATGAAATTGGCTGAGAGCTGGAAGTAATCTTTGGAGCAAGCTGATGCACAGTTTTGCAAACACCTTCTACAGTGGCAGAATGGAGTAATGACTCAGTTGCAGGATAAACCACTGGGGAAGGGTTATCCTCTGAGCTTTGATTCTGGACCACCTCTGCAAAGCGCTTACTTAATTGAGGTGTAGACAGGATAACTCCACTTTCACTCCCAGAAACTTCAAGTACTTTAGCTTTTGAAGAGCTATTCACTGCTGAAACCTCCTTTGTCACAGAAGCTACATCATGCATATCAACACCATGTATTTGTCCAGAAGATCCTGCACAAGCTTTGAGTTCTTCGATTTCAGTATGCAAGAAATTATCAATTGTTTCCATCACATCAATTTCAATTCCATTTAGATATCTATAAATCTTACCCATAGATCTGGTAATACCATCATGCGTTGTAAGAGTGCTGGCTGGTTGCCTATGCTGGGCTACATCATCCAAATGCTCAGTTGCTTTTTTATCCTGGCCAACTTCTTGGGACACTTGCTCCTGGTTAACATCTCTTTCCAGAGCATCATTCTGTTGGTTACTAACCATGAAAATAGCTTTACTTCCTGATTCCCCAGATTTATCCTGTGACAACGTTGGATTGGATTTTGAAAGCTGACTGTCTGAAGCATCTGGAACAGAAGGTGATACTGGCAcctctttctttcctttgcGTCGAGTTGTTTCAGTGCCACTTTGAGTCTTTCGGTTTTGCCCTTTGACTTGCATAGGAACTGAAGAACTAGGAACTATGGATTGAATGGTAGGGGAGATAGAAGGGTTGGGAGGGTTTGGTTGAGAATCCAAAGCAGTCCCAGGCCCAGAATTATGAGTGGCTGCACTAATACCCTCTACAGCAGCAGCAGGAAAATTATTAGGATGTTGTGGCATGGGAGCACTAGAAACAGTTCCACCCATGGCAATTACTGATGGATTGACAGATACATTCTGTGATTCATCATTTATATTTGGATCAGGAACAGCAGAACTTGAAGTGGTGGGTGAAACAGCCACTTGATTCTTTCCTCTGCGCCGTGGTGTTTGAACTGCACCTTGAACCTTCCGTCCTCGACCTCTTGATTGCAATGGCACAGAAAGGGGAGCAGTAGTGATTTGTGAGCTAAGTGCAACAGAAACTGGAGTGGTTGGCTGAGCACTGGGAGCAATCCTTGATCCTAAATGAGGAGTGGCTCCACTATTACCTTCTAAATTAGGAACAGGAGAAGAATCAAGAGATGTTATTGAGGAGCCAGACTCTATTCCCTTCTGTAACTCCACATCCACTTTGCCAGTTTCAGGAGGTACTGAGAGTACCATCACAGCTGGAGATTTATCTGAAGTTGCTCTTCTCGGCCTTCCACGCCCCCGTTTTGATGGAGTTACCTCTTTGCTCTGCTGCAGCAGGAGAGGCTCCACAGGAGGTGGCAGCGGTGGCAGTTGTGGTGGAGCTTGAGGTTCTGTGCAACCAATAGCCAATAAAGACCCACTAGCCTCTTTTGGCAAGTTCCTCTCTCCTGTTTCTTCTTTCACCTTAGGAGAGTCTGGAGATTCAGCCTGACAAATCTTCTCAAATTCCTCTTCTGTCCATTGCTCTTCATAAGAGCGTACCTATCGAAGTGAAagacaaaaattaagaaaaagggaTAGTGAAGGCATAACATGCTAACATGTTAGATGGCACATGCTAGGACCACAAGAGTCAAATATAAACGATAAACCTCTCTAGCTCGTTTGCCCCTTCCATAATGTTGAGTATCAAGGCCCCCAACATGCTGCCCCTTACGCTTCGCCCCTGCATTGGATTCTACCCCAGCCTTTGGCATATCATACAACTTCATTGCTTCATAGAGTGCTTTCAAGTCATCATCTGTTACAAGGCGTGAAGGCAAAGGTGGTAGAGGTTCCAAAGCATCCATCCCTTGACCCGATAACAAACTCTTCCATGTTGTCTGCAGAATTAGAAGTTTTATTTAGTTGATGAACCAGAGCAGTTAAGCCATGAAGGCAGGCATATTTTAACCATACCATCTCTTGATCCCGCCTTTGTTTGTCAACTGATTCAAATACATCAATCTCTGATTCACTGCCAACGTAAgttttaataaatatgaaaatttcaACTTGACaatataattcaacaaaaagGCAATGCAATTGATAGCACAAATAATACAGACCGCTTCCCAAAGTAAAGTAGGCCAAAATAGGTACATCAACAGGGAAGGGATTTCAGGATTCCATcgtattcaaatttcaaatccaAAACAATAATTAGCCCTTCCAAAAGGACAGCTAAGATGGCAACTAGTGATTAAACATGGCCTTTAAAAGTAGAATGGTCAGAAATAGTAACCAAGGAAAAATTCCTCCTCTTATTTAAGTTGAAATGTTATTCAGAAAGCTGCACTTATTTACATGAGCACCCCCACTTTTTGAGACAGTGAATTATCTTAGCTCTACAATGACTCACCTTTCTTTTTACCCAACATAACGTATTTGCATAGGAAACCAGAGGATACATCTTATTtgctgataataataataataataataataataaaaaggctTTACAGTGCCACTGGATATCAGCTAGAGAAACTAATTTAGAAGCCCCAGAAGCAAAGCAACATAAAGATGCAGAAGGAACTAATGCCAGAGGCCTCTCCATTGATCAGATACGATGAGATGCAGTGAAAGGAAAACACATTTGAGTCTATCATGGATCATTTATTTGTTATAcgaaaatcttaatttattcaatcatgGACAAAAGGAATAGATAAGTGAATTCAAAAATAGTTTGTTTACATTGAAGCCTAAACATCATTTCCGTACAATTTCTAGCCACCCCGAATGAATCATATTTTTCAACTATGTGGACAAGCtatatataaattctaaaatacaaATGAGCAGCAGCTTGTAAACCATACTATATTATGTGGGTTACCAGTCACAAGAAAATAGAATGCTGACTGACAAATACAACAGCCTTTGAAAAGGATTTACCTGCGAGCTAAGAGATCATTTAGAGCATCATCATCTAAAACAGGGGTAGCCTCCTCTTTCTTGCATTCACGCAGAAGGGACTCCAAGTATTCCCTTCGATCTTCTGCACTGTAAAAACAAGACAGAAATTTCCCCTGGAGCATCAGTTAAAAACCCTTTGGAATAATTTTAAAGAGCAAGCACTTGAACAAATATTCCCGTTAACCTTGTATTATTGTCAAAGAAACCAGCAGTAATGCTCTGATTAGCAACTCCCAGTTTATGCTCAGCAGAAGCTCTGACTTGTTCTTCAACAGTTTGGACCTTACGACAATTAAAATGGTTGAAAAcaagttaaaagttaaaaattaaaaaacatgcctCACCTTCCACAGTCCTTGTGAAATTCAAGATCCAGGGTTCACAACAAGAGAAATCAGGCATTCCTAGcattcactattttattttcctctcGATCTTTTTGCTTTGATTCTTGAACTTTCAAGCCCAAAATCAAAACTGAATTAATTACACATAAAAGATGAATTATCCTTGAATTACTATTTCATATCCCTCTCAATCTAATGTTTAGTTCCccaattaatgaaaaatcattcaGAAATTATGCCAATTTACTCCCTTTAGAAAAACCTAAAAGGAAAGATGAGAACAGTGTATTACCGATATTTAGAACCTATGATCAGGCCCTTTGATCAAGTATAATTTAGATGTCGACAAGGCATAAATGGAAGCACCACAAATActtctataaaaaaacatgaaatttccTACATGGATGCTCATTCCGCTCCAGAGCATCGGCATTTAGACACTGCTCTGAAATAATGATAtccaaacttaaaaaaagaaaaagaagaaaggaggaAATGAAGGATACCACCAAAGacattctaaaagaaaaaacagtatGGCCTGCCCCCCCTGAGAAAGGACAAAGGTTTGGGGGGGGGGATCTTCTTTCAAATCacatagcaaataaaaaaagagaggaaagagtAGGTATTCAATACCTAAGTAGTTTATCAACTCcttgattcttttttgttttatttaggtTTTCCTAGGGACTGGCAAAAGTACTATTTGTCATCTGATGCATTCcagcaaaagaaagaaatggcaTTTATGAGATCAGTCCAAACCCTCAGCTGCCATTGTGAAAGAAAACTATGCTGGTACTGATCATTTTCAAGTCTCGTGAGGCCATGCACCCAGCCTCTCCAGTTTGACATTAATTCATTAGAAACCAGAGTcggttataaaaaaatctcaaatgttCACATTTCCAAAATCAGAAAATCAATATGCACTAGCCTGAAAAGACAACACAAGAAAGGAGAGAATTACTGTTTCAAATCGAAGAACAAGCACGTCCCTCTTCTGGCCAATCCTATGAGCCCTTGCTTGAGCTTGAAGATCAACCTGACAAGGTACCAACATAAACTAGACCAGTTTAGAATCAGTAACCTagatagaaaacaaatcaaggtGTTGCAACTTCATTTATGACCTGAGGATTCCAATCAGTATCAAATATGATCACAGTATCAGCAGCTTGAAGGTTCACTCCAACACCACCAGCCCGAATGCTAAGTCCATATATTTAAAATGTCAGGCTTatggaaattaattaaacataagCATGAAAACACACATGTATTCAATATGCCAGGGCACATCAAAAGGTTTTTGAGATTTAATGTAATTTACTATTAACACGCAATCATAGTAATAAGAGTGAAACAATGAACTGTACAAGCTCCGCTGAAATGCAATGTCTCGTTGCATAACCAACCAATCAACCATTTCATTTGCATCACAACCATTAACAAGACTAAAAAATCCCTACAAGTGTGTGCACGTGCCAAATGGTTACAATATACATGGATTACCTCCTCCAATATCCCATCTCCATGTGCACTCTCTCTTTTAAGAAGGAAGGAAACACAATGCAAATTATTAAACATCCCGAAACCAAAATTTCCTACCTGCAATTTGCCAACCTCCAATTTCCTGCCTCCACAATAGATAAATAGCTAGACAAACAATGTCTAGTATAATTTTGAcgttggaaataaaaaaattatccctcTTTCTATCTCAACCTCATCCAATTTTCTAACCTTGGCATGACTACTATACTACCATGCCCTGGTAAACACCAAAAAAGAACCTAAATATCAAGCATACATGACACATGACTCgccaataaaaacataaaacaggGAAAATCTGGTTGGTTACACAGAAATATCTAAATATCAAGTACATATGAAAAAATGATCACCtgagcaagaaaataaaatatggagAATCTTGTTGGTTAAAACGGTCAATGAGCGAACCACGGTCACCTCCCGAGGTATGACCATCCAAGCGAAGGTATCGATACTGTTTCCAAGTGAGATACTCCTCCATAACATCAAGCAGCCTGGTCAttgtggaaaagaaaagaacctgTATGGATCCAGCAATTGGCAAATCCTCAATACTGGAAAATTAACAGATTCAAAACTAAAGCCCATGGTGATAGGAGTACTTGAAAACCAACAGAGCTTTCATTtatgaagaaaacaacattGAGATGTTTAGCATGCATTtcaacaaaattaagaaaaaggtAATAGGAAAAAGTCTAGAAGCACCCTAATATTCACCCTACAGCAAAATGGTTATAATCCTGCCAGGCACTGGTTCAATTTActcaagaaacaaaataaacttcTAGCAAACATTAAGTAGCAGATTTAATACAAGAATACCCATACCCGATGGTCTGTTGCTTTCAATTTGGGTAGCAAACGATCTAGCATCTCAAGCTTTCCACAAAGTCTAATAATTGGTGGCAGAAAATGCTTAGGTATCAAAGTATCAACCTGCAAAAGGTAATTTCATATTGAGGTTAACGAGAGAAGAAGCAAACTGGTATCAAAATGGACACATAAGACCTTTAACCCAGATTCAGCTCCCAAAAGGAACAATAAAAAGGGCACGGGAAGTATTTTCACAAAGAAAGACAGAACTCATCATAAcagaattttattttccttcttccttgagtattatatcaattcaaataagtcaaaataaacagaaaaagaGAATGCCTCATCCGCATGAAGCTGGCTAAGGTATGGGTGATTGCATATGTTACGAAGCTCCATAACTGAGTTGTGCACTGTTCGAGCCTGCAAAAGATGGGTCTTCTACAGTTAAATAATGGTAATAGTTTTTAGCAGTTACTGTTCATGGAGTACAACCATCAAAAAATGAGGGAACAAAATGCATGTATGTAGGAGACCTTTGAATTTCCAATTGAGCCAAGATTCTCTTCCACTCTCTTCATAAGAAGCTTCTGGTATGCAGAAGCCTCGCACCGAACAAGTCTCTCAATCTTCTCAGGCAGTTGATTCTCAACCTAACAAATGAATTTGAGAATGCAAGCAAAGATGTGAGAATAAATCCCAACACCAAATGTTTCATGtctaacaagaaaaagaaaatccctTGTGATATTTGCTATGCATGCATTCAGATGTGCCAGTGTATGCAATATACAATAATTTTAAGGACCTTGTGTTTCAGTCTCCGAAGTACAAATGGTCGAAGAACTTGGTGGAGACGGTTTATGATCAACAAATTTTCCTCCTCCGAAAGTAAGGCCTACACATGCACACAGCCAGTGATGGTTATATAAGAAATTTGACagaatatcaacaaaaaaagcACCCAGTACAGTGaaacatctttaaaaaaaaaagtagaacaGGTCAAAAGGCTTACTTCATCGGCTGAATTATCACCATTACTCTGAAATGGTTTGTTGAACCACTGAGAAAAATCCTCTGCTGAGTTAAATATGTTAGGTAGCAAAAAGTTGAGTAGTGCCCACAATTCCTCAAGATTGTTCTGCACGAGagaacaataaaattgaattagatAGTAAAATCTGCAGAAAATTATCAAAGGAGGAATGTACAAGGCATGATTCTGTAACAAGAGAAGACACTTTGCATATGTTAAACCAATGCACTCGAAGAATATAAACAATCAATCCAAGAAATAGCAGAACTGAGAGGGGAATTTTGTTACCTGTAGTGGTGTTCCAGTTAATAACAACCTGTGAGAACTCTGATAATGCCTCAAGTCAGCATTCAATTTGCAAGAAGCATTCTTTATGCGATGGCCTTCATCAATTATTATATAGCGCCAATGTATCTTGCTCAGTTTCGGTCTATCGTGTTTGTTCATCAGATATTCATACGTTGTCAGAAGGACATTGAATTTTTGATGCACAATCTTTTCcctgaaaaaaaacaatgattgcACTTACACTTGCAATTCAATAATCCAGACTGCAAAAAGATATGGAGAGTCTCATTCCTATTTGTTATTACTTAAATAGCCTGCGCCTCTCCTCCGGAGGCCCAGAATAGACAATTTTGTGGATTCCAGGTGCCCAGAAATTGATTTCAGTCTCCCAGCCAGGTAAAACTGAAGAAGGTACAACCACCAAGAAAGGCCCTCtatcattttttgtttccaTTAAGTAGCAAATTAGAGAAATAACctaccaaaagaaaagaatgactAGATCATTGGCATATACAGCTAGGAAACAGTATGACAGTAAATAGGAAGAAAACTGATct is part of the Populus alba chromosome 10, ASM523922v2, whole genome shotgun sequence genome and encodes:
- the LOC118034563 gene encoding uncharacterized protein isoform X6, whose protein sequence is MACGRLNNAKEFDKVLPGLGGRFLDENCASKEADKLKMMEDKSGLPSDPSMLADERKYLYSTRKLDAEIQRREAMESQAVFTNAMQQPDSARGGLPLSNPVDSMGNAFLQVGKTDHVSSATFINKQAIPEAVSWTRIGSQSLPSGSIQLGLVPDRKDNAPSQFHNLGNSNASDDSKFEFQTRYALDACKVVSVDVSLRNDVSFTTEQDDDDKSAASTDSPPSPKYTMLEKWIMDQQRKKLLTKQGWVLKQQKTKQRIATCFDKLKETVSSSEDISAKTKIVIELKKLQLLELQRRLRSNFLNDFFKPITNDMDRLKSYKKHKHGRRIKQLERYEQKMKEERQKRIRERQKEFFAEIEVHKERLEDVFKIKRERWKGVNKYVKEFHKRKERTHREKIDRIQREKINLLKINDVEGYLRMVQDAKSDRVKQLLKETEKYLQKLGSKLQEAKSMASRFENDMDESRHAAVVEKNETSVENEDESDQAKHYMESNEKYYLMAHSVKESIAEQPTCLLGGKLREYQMNGLRWLVSLYNNHLNGILADEMGLGKTVQVISLICYLMETKNDRGPFLVVVPSSVLPGWETEINFWAPGIHKIVYSGPPEERRRLFKEKIVHQKFNVLLTTYEYLMNKHDRPKLSKIHWRYIIIDEGHRIKNASCKLNADLRHYQSSHRLLLTGTPLQNNLEELWALLNFLLPNIFNSAEDFSQWFNKPFQSNGDNSADEALLSEEENLLIINRLHQVLRPFVLRRLKHKVENQLPEKIERLVRCEASAYQKLLMKRVEENLGSIGNSKARTVHNSVMELRNICNHPYLSQLHADEVDTLIPKHFLPPIIRLCGKLEMLDRLLPKLKATDHRVLFFSTMTRLLDVMEEYLTWKQYRYLRLDGHTSGGDRGSLIDRFNQQDSPYFIFLLSIRAGGVGVNLQAADTVIIFDTDWNPQVDLQAQARAHRIGQKRDVLVLRFETVQTVEEQVRASAEHKLGVANQSITAGFFDNNTSAEDRREYLESLLRECKKEEATPVLDDDALNDLLARSESEIDVFESVDKQRRDQEMTTWKSLLSGQGMDALEPLPPLPSRLVTDDDLKALYEAMKLYDMPKAGVESNAGAKRKGQHVGGLDTQHYGRGKRAREVRSYEEQWTEEEFEKICQAESPDSPKVKEETGERNLPKEASGSLLAIGCTEPQAPPQLPPLPPPVEPLLLQQSKEVTPSKRGRGRPRRATSDKSPAVMVLSVPPETGKVDVELQKGIESGSSITSLDSSPVPNLEGNSGATPHLGSRIAPSAQPTTPVSVALSSQITTAPLSVPLQSRGRGRKVQGAVQTPRRRGKNQVAVSPTTSSSAVPDPNINDESQNVSVNPSVIAMGGTVSSAPMPQHPNNFPAAAVEGISAATHNSGPGTALDSQPNPPNPSISPTIQSIVPSSSVPMQVKGQNRKTQSGTETTRRKGKKEVPVSPSVPDASDSQLSKSNPTLSQDKSGESGSKAIFMVSNQQNDALERDVNQEQVSQEVGQDKKATEHLDDVAQHRQPASTLTTHDGITRSMACAGSSGQIHGVDMHDVASVTKEVSAVNSSSKAKVLEVSGSESGVILSTPQLSKRFAEVVQNQSSEDNPSPVVYPATESLLHSATVEGVCKTVHQLAPKITSSSQPISSYPSVTPVFQSNTPEAMQVKRQGHKAPTRGEAPRRRGKKQGSVSPAVDASIGQDPIVNPQMQMQNKSRDSLGSKVISLRSGQGNELKELKNVVQEAHIPSGLVSQDPKRKEASGILAVGRIQTADVTDVARVMKEIFSETCSSKNKIGDSSTVEVRSAPVSSKMSVEVAKNQSLEGKALSAVSILEATVPVMGSSIDDSKQPGFGDGVKMEGDHTPALGKAPTSEINPSMLEIKTSHGRVEKMRELIRASTENPITGGTMEANHSVLDAGDRDNITSQRPAPEGLLGDGGDPPMVTISVSDVTEHPRSDSGNRMEASKASPKSSPHVVSLGNHTISNKPDYTDYFSLGAVTPVADHSDSRNILSVADSVSRSSNKPSVKESLDSSLEIRDDEAKTQIQLGVDITKVEGEEVCKMQIDPAVSEASSLKYPSSSNKIEPNSPAAGASHRKDSFSQFGGIVLQSISPLRGNTYGPCENDLVGSSVVLEEPRKSEAGNEAEYSQVGAFVPKDLSENLVLPSSPLAREEEKDSRPFEQGLAGSSMEPETSKGFEAQMASKMDVSNANVIIPEIRPEHMVLPQSSLEAEENINGILENDVACCLVVPEGAKGSEVENDDQKGSQKVSDSVQEIVDPLPSSLVIEEGQVEGSSEKGALCSSVIVQNSGGSEAEAGEQLDASHAETLVRENVSENMVSPRSSLVSEAPVVEGSSEQDIFGRSVVLETSKGSATNNEVQVNPSQVDGVVPETNTGIWMQESEIARSSENHQDDSSVAKQSKPSAIEEGSQMIVSEVGGIVHETSLENSCVPSVSETKAENANCLNEKSSHCVLLALEEAKQSETESSNQLAVSDFPMTGPENSLENICQSSCSLTMEADKIEGSSKKSSCDISVAMDESKKFEKENDESHGGSMECEESQVVGTDSEHTLVCSIGPEDTSGNTDKSSYSSEMQEGKIEGSSQNIPEKSNKLEAETDDQTQSSEMALANMSENIEGSSSSGMQEDKIEGSSLNVPEESNRLEAETDDQTQFGGMAVDKMSEKIEGSSLNVLEESNRSEAEIDDQAQCGEMALANMPEKIEGLSSLVMQEDKIEGSSLNVPESNRLEVEIDDQTQFGGMTLAKMSEKTEGSSLNVPEESNRSEAETNDQAQCGGMALVNMPEKIEGLSFSGMQEDKIEGSSLNVPDESNRLEAETDDQTQFGGIALAKMLEKIEGSSLNVLEESSRSEAERDDQAQCGGMALANMPEKIEGLSSSWMQEDKIEGSSLNVPESNRLEAETDDQTQFGGMALAKMLEKIEGSSLNVSEESNRSEAETNDQAQCGGMALANMPEKIEDVSFSGMQEDKIEGSSLNVPEESNRLEVEKDDQTQFGGMVLAKMSEKIEGSSQNVLEESSRSEAERDDQAQCGGMALANMPEKIEGLSSSWMQEDKIEGSSLNVPEESKRQKAETVTDDETQCDGMAPANMLPSSSLLEEKTDVLSEKDPAE